The Prinia subflava isolate CZ2003 ecotype Zambia chromosome 15, Cam_Psub_1.2, whole genome shotgun sequence genome contains a region encoding:
- the SENP8 gene encoding sentrin-specific protease 8: MDPVVLSYMDSLLRQSDVALLEPPHWLNDRIIGFAFEYFANQQFQEFGHRVCFISPEVAQFIKCALSQEEIAIFLQPLDLLCKELLFLPINDNSSQAAGGTHWSLLVYFRDKKCFSHYDSHSKCNSVHAKQVAGKLEAFLGKRGGKATFVEEKAPAQQNSYDCGMYVICNAEALCHGYFQGRAEPLLQLLTPSYITQKRSEWKALITKLAQK, encoded by the coding sequence ATGGATCCCGTGGTTCTCAGCTACATGGACAGCCTGCTGAGGCAGTCGGAcgtggccctgctggagccccCGCACTGGCTCAACGACCGCATCATCGGCTTCGCCTTCGAGTACTTCGCCAACCAGCAATTCCAGGAGTTCGGCCACCGCGTTTGCTTCATCAGCCCCGAGGTGGCTCAGTTCATCAAGTGTGCCCTTAGCCAGGAGGAAATAGCCATattcctgcagcctctggacCTTCTCTGCaaggagctgctgttcctgcctaTCAACGACAACTCCAGCCAGGCCGCCGGGGGCACCCACTGGAGCTTACTGGTTTATTTCAGGGACAAGAAGTGCTTCTCCCATTATGATTCCCACAGTAAATGCAACTCTGTCCACGCCAAGCAAGTGGCAGGGAAGCTGGAGGCCTTTCTGGGAAAAAGAGGAGGCAAAGCCACCTTTGTGGAGGAGAAGGCGCCAGCACAGCAGAACAGCTACGACTGTGGGATGTACGTGATCTGCAACGCCGAGGCTCTGTGCCACGGGTACTTCCAGGGCCGGGCagagcctctgctgcagctcctcacccccTCCTACATCACGCAGAAGAGGTCGGAGTGGAAAGCTCTCATCACAAAACTGGCACAGAAGTGA